From a region of the Calliphora vicina chromosome 4, idCalVici1.1, whole genome shotgun sequence genome:
- the LOC135957232 gene encoding catalase-like, translating into MFRDSASNQMIDFKNNMTSSVGTITTASGNPIGTKDACLSVGAKGPLLLQDSIFLDDMEHFARERIPERVVFAKGAGAFGYFEVTHDITKYCAVKLFDRIKKRTPIACRFSSYSGELGSPDTVRDLKGFAVKFYSEDGIWDIVGHNSPIFFIRDPVLFPSLVHSQKRNPQTNLKDADMFWDFATLRPESTHQLCLMFGDRGIPDGYRHMHGYAVHTYKLINTKGEPIYAKFHFRTDQGIQNLEAKKASELQACEPDYSARDLFNSIKNGNYPSWSMYLQLMSFDQAKKFKYNPFDCTKIWTYNEFPLIPVGKIVLDRNPCNYFAEIEQLAFSPANMVPGIEASPDKILQARLFAYSDSQRHRLGGNFTQIPVNCPYRVAVKNYQRDGFMCVTDNQGGAPNYYPNSFSGPEICSRTKALQTCCPVAGDVYRFSSGDTEDNFSQVTDFWVLVLDECARKRLVNNIAAHLCGASVFIQERAVKNFTMVHADFGRLLTEDLNLAKMGQLCVA; encoded by the coding sequence ATGTTTCGCGATAGTGCTTCCAATCAAATGattgatttcaaaaataatatgaCCTCATCGGTGGGCACAATAACCACTGCAAGTGGAAATCCCATAGGTACCAAAGATGCCTGCCTTAGTGTGGGAGCCAAGGGGCCTCTACTCCTGCAAGACTCAATATTTCTCGATGATATGGAACATTTTGCTAGAGAACGTATACCAGAACGTGTAGTCTTTGCCAAAGGTGCCGGGGCTTTTGGTTATTTCGAGGTGACCCATGATATAACGAAATATTGTGCCGTAAAATTATTTGATAGGATCAAAAAACGCACACCAATAGCCTGTCGTTTTTCCAGTTACAGTGGGGAATTGGGTTCGCCGGATACTGTGCGTGACCTCAAAGGTTTTGCTGTGAAATTTTACAGTGAAGATGGCATCTGGGATATAGTGGGTCATAATTCGCCGATATTTTTCATACGTGATCCCGTGTTATTTCCCAGTTTGGTGCATTCACAAAAACGTAATCCCCAGACAAATTTAAAAGATGCCGATATGTTTTGGGATTTTGCTACTCTAAGGCCGGAAAGTACCCATCAGTTGTGCTTAATGTTTGGTGATCGCGGTATACCAGATGGTTATCGTCATATGCATGGTTATGCTGTACATACCTATAAACTAATTAATACCAAGGGCGAGcctatttatgcaaaatttcatTTTCGCACGGACCAGGGAATACAAAATTTGGAAGCTAAAAAAGCTTCGGAATTGCAAGCCTGTGAACCAGATTATTCTGCACGTGATTTGTTTAATTCCATTAAGAATGGCAATTATCCCAGTTGGTCTATGTATTTGCAGTTGATGTCATTTGATCAGGCTaagaaattcaaatacaatCCTTTTGATTGTACCAAAATATGGACTTACAATGAATTCCCCTTAATACCGGTGGGTAAAATAGTTTTAGATCGTAATCCCTGTAATTATTTTGCTGAAATTGAACAATTGGCTTTTAGTCCGGCCAATATGGTGCCGGGTATAGAAGCTTCCCCGGATAAAATATTACAAGCACGTCTGTTTGCCTATTCCGACTCGCAACGTCATCGTTTAGGTGGAAATTTTACTCAAATCCCAGTAAACTGTCCTTATCGCGTGGCAGTCAAGAACTACCAGCGAGATGGTTTTATGTGTGTAACTGACAATCAGGGTGGTGCCCCCAATTACTATCCCAATTCATTTTCTGGTCCTGAAATATGTTCACGCACCAAAGCTTTACAAACCTGCTGCCCTGTGGCTGGGGATGTTTATCGCTTTAGCAGTGGCGATACGGAGGATAATTTCAGTCAAGTTACCGATTTTTGGGTTTTAGTTTTGGATGAATGTGCCCGCAAACGTTTGGTCAATAATATAGCAGCTCATTTGTGTGGTGCTAGTGTTTTTATACAGGAACGAGCCGTGAAGAATTTTACAATGGTTCATGCTGATTTTGGTCGGTTATTAACAGAGGACTTGAATTTGGCCAAAATGGGGCAATTGTGTGTGGCATAG